Proteins encoded by one window of Elaeis guineensis isolate ETL-2024a chromosome 12, EG11, whole genome shotgun sequence:
- the LOC105054731 gene encoding membrane protein of ER body-like protein isoform X6 has translation MKLDNEDQFAAEKDATNGKVYFRTKKFHGQEDIPVQEANNILKNTKVENGSNSQHYSEGYSENEITRSQHEIDGDKEIKIVKKSEIKVSDVDLERVLEEQDTHDLFCPNCNSCITRRVILRKRKRSERSAEETESDASEKKTHKVPHDVDSSLVTAEKTDLDDREPDVFRCLSCFSFFIPTEGGFNIFRIFEKREENQNLQSSQQVPAKNINWISSIFKSGTSKRTESELAGSTLPEESHTSSSRQMEDPSQRYKQSTVAQPVVEVTLHDQFQMNNEEKLSDTILNNYRGLLLHPRRHNCDLKLGDDIIQVPEIGSTLSDESIHGPLVPAVVVPPHAEIQIPESEQSVREAQGKNDWDVLKSIVYGGLIESVTSLSVVSSAAGTDASTLKIVALGLANLAGGFFVIVHDLFELRNAQDEATDQKGEPAGRYWEVLGRRANFKLHATIAILSYLLVGIMPPLIYGFSFRESNNTEYKLIAVAAAGLLCISLLAIGKAHVKPQKAYIKYLLSYLSLGVSASGLSYVAGLMISRLLEKLGLFDSNASVSAPPSIIHRDISSTVPAWASY, from the exons ATGAAATTGGATAATGAGGACCAATTTGCTGCCGAAAAGGACGCAACAAATGGAAAAGTGTATTTTAGAACCAAAAAATTTCATGGCCAAGAGGATATTCCTGTTCAAGAagcaaataatattttaaagaatACGAAGGTGGAAAATGGATCAAATTCACAGCATTATTCTGAAGGATACAGTGAAAATGAAATAACACGAAGTCAACATGAAATTGACGGAGACAAAGAAATTAAAATAGTAAAGAAAAGTGAAATAAAAGTATCAGACGTGGATCTTGAGAGAGTATTGGAAGAACAAGATACTCATGATTTGTTCTGTCCTAATTGTAATTCGTGTATAACTAGAAGGGTGATTTTACGTAAAAGGAAAAGGTCAGAAAGGAGTGCTGAAGAAACTGAATCTGATGCCTCGGAGAAGAAAACTCATAAAGTACCGCATGATGTGGACTCTAGCCTTGTTACAGCTGAAAAGACAGATCTGGATGATAGGGAACCTGATGTATTCAGATGTTTATCCTGTTTCAGCTTTTTCATTCCAACAG AGGGTGGTTTTAATATATTTCGGATTttcgaaaaaagagaggaaaaccaGAATCTGCAAAGTTCGCAACAGGTACCTGCGAAAAACATAAATTGGATTTCGTCTATTTTTAAATCAGGGACAAGCAAAAGAACAGAAAGTGAACTGG CAGGAAGTACCCTCCCTGAAGAATCTCACACCAGCAGTAGCAGACAAATGGAGGATCCATCTCAGAGATACAAGCAGAGCACTGTGGCTCAACCTGTAGTCGAAGTTACATTACATGACCAATTTCAGATGAACAATGAAGAGAAGCTTAGTGACACCATACTAAATAATTATAGAGGTTTGTTATTGCATCCTCGGAGACACAATTGTGATCTTAAGCTAG GAGATGATATCATTCAGGTTCCTGAGATAGGAAGCACTTTAAGTGATGAAAGTATTCATGGTCCACTAGTACCTGCTGTTGTGGTTCCACCACATGCTGAGATTCAGATTCCTGAGTCTGAGCAGAGTGTTAGAGAAGCTCAAGGAAAAAATGACTGGGATGTGCTGAAAAGCATTGTCTATGGGGGTTTAATTGAATCTGTGACAAGCCTTTCTGTTGTATCATCTGCAGCTGGAACTGATGCTTCAACAT TGAAAATTGTTGCTTTGGGATTGGCAAACCTGGCTGGTGGATTCTTTGTAATTGTCCATGAT CTTTTTGAACTAAGAAATGCTCAAGATGAAGCTACTGATCAAAAGGGTGAACCAGCTGGTCGTTACTGGGAAGTTCTTGGGAGAAGAGCAAATTTCAAGCTGCATGCAACTATAGCCATATTATCATACTTATTAGTTGGGATCATGCCACCTCTTATTTATGGCTTTTCATTCCGAGAAAGCAACAACACAGAATACAAGCTTATAGCTGTTGCTGCAGCAGGTCTCCTATGCATTTCATTACTGGCTATAGGGAAGGCCCATGTTAAGCCTCAGAAGGCATATATCAAATATCTATTGTCATACCTTAGTCTGGGCGTGTCAGCATCTGGCCTTTCTTATGTAGCTGGGTTGATGATCAGCAGACTCCTGGAGAAGCTTGGTTTGTTTGACAGTAATGCATCTGTGTCTGCACCTCCTTCCATTATTCATAGAGATATAAGCTCAACAGTTCCGGCATGGGCATCCTACTGA
- the LOC105054731 gene encoding membrane protein of ER body-like protein isoform X2: protein MEKDRKWEEAALEEEEEIGALEVRQRRRDVNARENENDSSEEKKEVVEAGLEGEQRSVYYDKEQGVWKCRHCTWTYQLNGPSRHHIQNHEVYCQVVMDIEPLIQLKSLFDSPIKGVEITPEAALMKLDNEDQFAAEKDATNGKVYFRTKKFHGQEDIPVQEANNILKNTKVENGSNSQHYSEGYSENEITRSQHEIDGDKEIKIVKKSEIKVSDVDLERVLEEQDTHDLFCPNCNSCITRRVILRKRKRSERSAEETESDASEKKTHKVPHDVDSSLVTAEKTDLDDREPDVFRCLSCFSFFIPTEGGFNIFRIFEKREENQNLQSSQQVPAKNINWISSIFKSGTSKRTESELGSTLPEESHTSSSRQMEDPSQRYKQSTVAQPVVEVTLHDQFQMNNEEKLSDTILNNYRGLLLHPRRHNCDLKLGDDIIQVPEIGSTLSDESIHGPLVPAVVVPPHAEIQIPESEQSVREAQGKNDWDVLKSIVYGGLIESVTSLSVVSSAAGTDASTLKIVALGLANLAGGFFVIVHDLFELRNAQDEATDQKGEPAGRYWEVLGRRANFKLHATIAILSYLLVGIMPPLIYGFSFRESNNTEYKLIAVAAAGLLCISLLAIGKAHVKPQKAYIKYLLSYLSLGVSASGLSYVAGLMISRLLEKLGLFDSNASVSAPPSIIHRDISSTVPAWASY from the exons GGGTGTGGAAGTGTCGACACTGCACTTGGACCTACCAATTGAATGGTCCCAGCAGACATCATATTCAGAATCATGAAGTCTATTGCCAAGTAGTGATGGATATTGAACCATTAATTCAGCTTAAATCACTTTTTGATTCACCAATTAAAG GTGTTGAAATTACTCCTGAGGCAGCTCTGATGAAATTGGATAATGAGGACCAATTTGCTGCCGAAAAGGACGCAACAAATGGAAAAGTGTATTTTAGAACCAAAAAATTTCATGGCCAAGAGGATATTCCTGTTCAAGAagcaaataatattttaaagaatACGAAGGTGGAAAATGGATCAAATTCACAGCATTATTCTGAAGGATACAGTGAAAATGAAATAACACGAAGTCAACATGAAATTGACGGAGACAAAGAAATTAAAATAGTAAAGAAAAGTGAAATAAAAGTATCAGACGTGGATCTTGAGAGAGTATTGGAAGAACAAGATACTCATGATTTGTTCTGTCCTAATTGTAATTCGTGTATAACTAGAAGGGTGATTTTACGTAAAAGGAAAAGGTCAGAAAGGAGTGCTGAAGAAACTGAATCTGATGCCTCGGAGAAGAAAACTCATAAAGTACCGCATGATGTGGACTCTAGCCTTGTTACAGCTGAAAAGACAGATCTGGATGATAGGGAACCTGATGTATTCAGATGTTTATCCTGTTTCAGCTTTTTCATTCCAACAG AGGGTGGTTTTAATATATTTCGGATTttcgaaaaaagagaggaaaaccaGAATCTGCAAAGTTCGCAACAGGTACCTGCGAAAAACATAAATTGGATTTCGTCTATTTTTAAATCAGGGACAAGCAAAAGAACAGAAAGTGAACTGG GAAGTACCCTCCCTGAAGAATCTCACACCAGCAGTAGCAGACAAATGGAGGATCCATCTCAGAGATACAAGCAGAGCACTGTGGCTCAACCTGTAGTCGAAGTTACATTACATGACCAATTTCAGATGAACAATGAAGAGAAGCTTAGTGACACCATACTAAATAATTATAGAGGTTTGTTATTGCATCCTCGGAGACACAATTGTGATCTTAAGCTAG GAGATGATATCATTCAGGTTCCTGAGATAGGAAGCACTTTAAGTGATGAAAGTATTCATGGTCCACTAGTACCTGCTGTTGTGGTTCCACCACATGCTGAGATTCAGATTCCTGAGTCTGAGCAGAGTGTTAGAGAAGCTCAAGGAAAAAATGACTGGGATGTGCTGAAAAGCATTGTCTATGGGGGTTTAATTGAATCTGTGACAAGCCTTTCTGTTGTATCATCTGCAGCTGGAACTGATGCTTCAACAT TGAAAATTGTTGCTTTGGGATTGGCAAACCTGGCTGGTGGATTCTTTGTAATTGTCCATGAT CTTTTTGAACTAAGAAATGCTCAAGATGAAGCTACTGATCAAAAGGGTGAACCAGCTGGTCGTTACTGGGAAGTTCTTGGGAGAAGAGCAAATTTCAAGCTGCATGCAACTATAGCCATATTATCATACTTATTAGTTGGGATCATGCCACCTCTTATTTATGGCTTTTCATTCCGAGAAAGCAACAACACAGAATACAAGCTTATAGCTGTTGCTGCAGCAGGTCTCCTATGCATTTCATTACTGGCTATAGGGAAGGCCCATGTTAAGCCTCAGAAGGCATATATCAAATATCTATTGTCATACCTTAGTCTGGGCGTGTCAGCATCTGGCCTTTCTTATGTAGCTGGGTTGATGATCAGCAGACTCCTGGAGAAGCTTGGTTTGTTTGACAGTAATGCATCTGTGTCTGCACCTCCTTCCATTATTCATAGAGATATAAGCTCAACAGTTCCGGCATGGGCATCCTACTGA
- the LOC105054731 gene encoding membrane protein of ER body-like protein isoform X1, whose amino-acid sequence MEKDRKWEEAALEEEEEIGALEVRQRRRDVNARENENDSSEEKKEVVEAGLEGEQRSVYYDKEQGVWKCRHCTWTYQLNGPSRHHIQNHEVYCQVVMDIEPLIQLKSLFDSPIKGVEITPEAALMKLDNEDQFAAEKDATNGKVYFRTKKFHGQEDIPVQEANNILKNTKVENGSNSQHYSEGYSENEITRSQHEIDGDKEIKIVKKSEIKVSDVDLERVLEEQDTHDLFCPNCNSCITRRVILRKRKRSERSAEETESDASEKKTHKVPHDVDSSLVTAEKTDLDDREPDVFRCLSCFSFFIPTEGGFNIFRIFEKREENQNLQSSQQVPAKNINWISSIFKSGTSKRTESELAGSTLPEESHTSSSRQMEDPSQRYKQSTVAQPVVEVTLHDQFQMNNEEKLSDTILNNYRGLLLHPRRHNCDLKLGDDIIQVPEIGSTLSDESIHGPLVPAVVVPPHAEIQIPESEQSVREAQGKNDWDVLKSIVYGGLIESVTSLSVVSSAAGTDASTLKIVALGLANLAGGFFVIVHDLFELRNAQDEATDQKGEPAGRYWEVLGRRANFKLHATIAILSYLLVGIMPPLIYGFSFRESNNTEYKLIAVAAAGLLCISLLAIGKAHVKPQKAYIKYLLSYLSLGVSASGLSYVAGLMISRLLEKLGLFDSNASVSAPPSIIHRDISSTVPAWASY is encoded by the exons GGGTGTGGAAGTGTCGACACTGCACTTGGACCTACCAATTGAATGGTCCCAGCAGACATCATATTCAGAATCATGAAGTCTATTGCCAAGTAGTGATGGATATTGAACCATTAATTCAGCTTAAATCACTTTTTGATTCACCAATTAAAG GTGTTGAAATTACTCCTGAGGCAGCTCTGATGAAATTGGATAATGAGGACCAATTTGCTGCCGAAAAGGACGCAACAAATGGAAAAGTGTATTTTAGAACCAAAAAATTTCATGGCCAAGAGGATATTCCTGTTCAAGAagcaaataatattttaaagaatACGAAGGTGGAAAATGGATCAAATTCACAGCATTATTCTGAAGGATACAGTGAAAATGAAATAACACGAAGTCAACATGAAATTGACGGAGACAAAGAAATTAAAATAGTAAAGAAAAGTGAAATAAAAGTATCAGACGTGGATCTTGAGAGAGTATTGGAAGAACAAGATACTCATGATTTGTTCTGTCCTAATTGTAATTCGTGTATAACTAGAAGGGTGATTTTACGTAAAAGGAAAAGGTCAGAAAGGAGTGCTGAAGAAACTGAATCTGATGCCTCGGAGAAGAAAACTCATAAAGTACCGCATGATGTGGACTCTAGCCTTGTTACAGCTGAAAAGACAGATCTGGATGATAGGGAACCTGATGTATTCAGATGTTTATCCTGTTTCAGCTTTTTCATTCCAACAG AGGGTGGTTTTAATATATTTCGGATTttcgaaaaaagagaggaaaaccaGAATCTGCAAAGTTCGCAACAGGTACCTGCGAAAAACATAAATTGGATTTCGTCTATTTTTAAATCAGGGACAAGCAAAAGAACAGAAAGTGAACTGG CAGGAAGTACCCTCCCTGAAGAATCTCACACCAGCAGTAGCAGACAAATGGAGGATCCATCTCAGAGATACAAGCAGAGCACTGTGGCTCAACCTGTAGTCGAAGTTACATTACATGACCAATTTCAGATGAACAATGAAGAGAAGCTTAGTGACACCATACTAAATAATTATAGAGGTTTGTTATTGCATCCTCGGAGACACAATTGTGATCTTAAGCTAG GAGATGATATCATTCAGGTTCCTGAGATAGGAAGCACTTTAAGTGATGAAAGTATTCATGGTCCACTAGTACCTGCTGTTGTGGTTCCACCACATGCTGAGATTCAGATTCCTGAGTCTGAGCAGAGTGTTAGAGAAGCTCAAGGAAAAAATGACTGGGATGTGCTGAAAAGCATTGTCTATGGGGGTTTAATTGAATCTGTGACAAGCCTTTCTGTTGTATCATCTGCAGCTGGAACTGATGCTTCAACAT TGAAAATTGTTGCTTTGGGATTGGCAAACCTGGCTGGTGGATTCTTTGTAATTGTCCATGAT CTTTTTGAACTAAGAAATGCTCAAGATGAAGCTACTGATCAAAAGGGTGAACCAGCTGGTCGTTACTGGGAAGTTCTTGGGAGAAGAGCAAATTTCAAGCTGCATGCAACTATAGCCATATTATCATACTTATTAGTTGGGATCATGCCACCTCTTATTTATGGCTTTTCATTCCGAGAAAGCAACAACACAGAATACAAGCTTATAGCTGTTGCTGCAGCAGGTCTCCTATGCATTTCATTACTGGCTATAGGGAAGGCCCATGTTAAGCCTCAGAAGGCATATATCAAATATCTATTGTCATACCTTAGTCTGGGCGTGTCAGCATCTGGCCTTTCTTATGTAGCTGGGTTGATGATCAGCAGACTCCTGGAGAAGCTTGGTTTGTTTGACAGTAATGCATCTGTGTCTGCACCTCCTTCCATTATTCATAGAGATATAAGCTCAACAGTTCCGGCATGGGCATCCTACTGA
- the LOC105054731 gene encoding membrane protein of ER body-like protein isoform X4 has protein sequence MEKDRKWEEAALEEEEEIGALEVRQRRRDVNARENENDSSEEKKEVVEAGLEGEQRSVYYDKEQGVEITPEAALMKLDNEDQFAAEKDATNGKVYFRTKKFHGQEDIPVQEANNILKNTKVENGSNSQHYSEGYSENEITRSQHEIDGDKEIKIVKKSEIKVSDVDLERVLEEQDTHDLFCPNCNSCITRRVILRKRKRSERSAEETESDASEKKTHKVPHDVDSSLVTAEKTDLDDREPDVFRCLSCFSFFIPTEGGFNIFRIFEKREENQNLQSSQQVPAKNINWISSIFKSGTSKRTESELAGSTLPEESHTSSSRQMEDPSQRYKQSTVAQPVVEVTLHDQFQMNNEEKLSDTILNNYRGLLLHPRRHNCDLKLGDDIIQVPEIGSTLSDESIHGPLVPAVVVPPHAEIQIPESEQSVREAQGKNDWDVLKSIVYGGLIESVTSLSVVSSAAGTDASTLKIVALGLANLAGGFFVIVHDLFELRNAQDEATDQKGEPAGRYWEVLGRRANFKLHATIAILSYLLVGIMPPLIYGFSFRESNNTEYKLIAVAAAGLLCISLLAIGKAHVKPQKAYIKYLLSYLSLGVSASGLSYVAGLMISRLLEKLGLFDSNASVSAPPSIIHRDISSTVPAWASY, from the exons GTGTTGAAATTACTCCTGAGGCAGCTCTGATGAAATTGGATAATGAGGACCAATTTGCTGCCGAAAAGGACGCAACAAATGGAAAAGTGTATTTTAGAACCAAAAAATTTCATGGCCAAGAGGATATTCCTGTTCAAGAagcaaataatattttaaagaatACGAAGGTGGAAAATGGATCAAATTCACAGCATTATTCTGAAGGATACAGTGAAAATGAAATAACACGAAGTCAACATGAAATTGACGGAGACAAAGAAATTAAAATAGTAAAGAAAAGTGAAATAAAAGTATCAGACGTGGATCTTGAGAGAGTATTGGAAGAACAAGATACTCATGATTTGTTCTGTCCTAATTGTAATTCGTGTATAACTAGAAGGGTGATTTTACGTAAAAGGAAAAGGTCAGAAAGGAGTGCTGAAGAAACTGAATCTGATGCCTCGGAGAAGAAAACTCATAAAGTACCGCATGATGTGGACTCTAGCCTTGTTACAGCTGAAAAGACAGATCTGGATGATAGGGAACCTGATGTATTCAGATGTTTATCCTGTTTCAGCTTTTTCATTCCAACAG AGGGTGGTTTTAATATATTTCGGATTttcgaaaaaagagaggaaaaccaGAATCTGCAAAGTTCGCAACAGGTACCTGCGAAAAACATAAATTGGATTTCGTCTATTTTTAAATCAGGGACAAGCAAAAGAACAGAAAGTGAACTGG CAGGAAGTACCCTCCCTGAAGAATCTCACACCAGCAGTAGCAGACAAATGGAGGATCCATCTCAGAGATACAAGCAGAGCACTGTGGCTCAACCTGTAGTCGAAGTTACATTACATGACCAATTTCAGATGAACAATGAAGAGAAGCTTAGTGACACCATACTAAATAATTATAGAGGTTTGTTATTGCATCCTCGGAGACACAATTGTGATCTTAAGCTAG GAGATGATATCATTCAGGTTCCTGAGATAGGAAGCACTTTAAGTGATGAAAGTATTCATGGTCCACTAGTACCTGCTGTTGTGGTTCCACCACATGCTGAGATTCAGATTCCTGAGTCTGAGCAGAGTGTTAGAGAAGCTCAAGGAAAAAATGACTGGGATGTGCTGAAAAGCATTGTCTATGGGGGTTTAATTGAATCTGTGACAAGCCTTTCTGTTGTATCATCTGCAGCTGGAACTGATGCTTCAACAT TGAAAATTGTTGCTTTGGGATTGGCAAACCTGGCTGGTGGATTCTTTGTAATTGTCCATGAT CTTTTTGAACTAAGAAATGCTCAAGATGAAGCTACTGATCAAAAGGGTGAACCAGCTGGTCGTTACTGGGAAGTTCTTGGGAGAAGAGCAAATTTCAAGCTGCATGCAACTATAGCCATATTATCATACTTATTAGTTGGGATCATGCCACCTCTTATTTATGGCTTTTCATTCCGAGAAAGCAACAACACAGAATACAAGCTTATAGCTGTTGCTGCAGCAGGTCTCCTATGCATTTCATTACTGGCTATAGGGAAGGCCCATGTTAAGCCTCAGAAGGCATATATCAAATATCTATTGTCATACCTTAGTCTGGGCGTGTCAGCATCTGGCCTTTCTTATGTAGCTGGGTTGATGATCAGCAGACTCCTGGAGAAGCTTGGTTTGTTTGACAGTAATGCATCTGTGTCTGCACCTCCTTCCATTATTCATAGAGATATAAGCTCAACAGTTCCGGCATGGGCATCCTACTGA
- the LOC105054731 gene encoding membrane protein of ER body-like protein isoform X3 has protein sequence MEKDRKWEEAALEEEEEIGALEVRQRRRDVNARENENDSSEEKKEVVEAGLEGEQRSVYYDKEQGVWKCRHCTWTYQLNGPSRHHIQNHEVYCQVVMDIEPLIQLKSLFDSPIKGVEITPEAALMKLDNEDQFAAEKDATNGKVYFRTKKFHGQEDIPVQEANNILKNTKVENGSNSQHYSEGYSENEITRSQHEIDGDKEIKIVKKSEIKVSDVDLERVLEEQDTHDLFCPNCNSCITRRVILRKRKRSERSAEETESDASEKKTHKVPHDVDSSLVTAEKTDLDDREPDVFRCLSCFSFFIPTEGGFNIFRIFEKREENQNLQSSQQVPAKNINWISSIFKSGTSKRTESELAGSTLPEESHTSSSRQMEDPSQRYKQSTVAQPVVEVTLHDQFQMNNEEKLSDTILNNYRGDDIIQVPEIGSTLSDESIHGPLVPAVVVPPHAEIQIPESEQSVREAQGKNDWDVLKSIVYGGLIESVTSLSVVSSAAGTDASTLKIVALGLANLAGGFFVIVHDLFELRNAQDEATDQKGEPAGRYWEVLGRRANFKLHATIAILSYLLVGIMPPLIYGFSFRESNNTEYKLIAVAAAGLLCISLLAIGKAHVKPQKAYIKYLLSYLSLGVSASGLSYVAGLMISRLLEKLGLFDSNASVSAPPSIIHRDISSTVPAWASY, from the exons GGGTGTGGAAGTGTCGACACTGCACTTGGACCTACCAATTGAATGGTCCCAGCAGACATCATATTCAGAATCATGAAGTCTATTGCCAAGTAGTGATGGATATTGAACCATTAATTCAGCTTAAATCACTTTTTGATTCACCAATTAAAG GTGTTGAAATTACTCCTGAGGCAGCTCTGATGAAATTGGATAATGAGGACCAATTTGCTGCCGAAAAGGACGCAACAAATGGAAAAGTGTATTTTAGAACCAAAAAATTTCATGGCCAAGAGGATATTCCTGTTCAAGAagcaaataatattttaaagaatACGAAGGTGGAAAATGGATCAAATTCACAGCATTATTCTGAAGGATACAGTGAAAATGAAATAACACGAAGTCAACATGAAATTGACGGAGACAAAGAAATTAAAATAGTAAAGAAAAGTGAAATAAAAGTATCAGACGTGGATCTTGAGAGAGTATTGGAAGAACAAGATACTCATGATTTGTTCTGTCCTAATTGTAATTCGTGTATAACTAGAAGGGTGATTTTACGTAAAAGGAAAAGGTCAGAAAGGAGTGCTGAAGAAACTGAATCTGATGCCTCGGAGAAGAAAACTCATAAAGTACCGCATGATGTGGACTCTAGCCTTGTTACAGCTGAAAAGACAGATCTGGATGATAGGGAACCTGATGTATTCAGATGTTTATCCTGTTTCAGCTTTTTCATTCCAACAG AGGGTGGTTTTAATATATTTCGGATTttcgaaaaaagagaggaaaaccaGAATCTGCAAAGTTCGCAACAGGTACCTGCGAAAAACATAAATTGGATTTCGTCTATTTTTAAATCAGGGACAAGCAAAAGAACAGAAAGTGAACTGG CAGGAAGTACCCTCCCTGAAGAATCTCACACCAGCAGTAGCAGACAAATGGAGGATCCATCTCAGAGATACAAGCAGAGCACTGTGGCTCAACCTGTAGTCGAAGTTACATTACATGACCAATTTCAGATGAACAATGAAGAGAAGCTTAGTGACACCATACTAAATAATTATAGAG GAGATGATATCATTCAGGTTCCTGAGATAGGAAGCACTTTAAGTGATGAAAGTATTCATGGTCCACTAGTACCTGCTGTTGTGGTTCCACCACATGCTGAGATTCAGATTCCTGAGTCTGAGCAGAGTGTTAGAGAAGCTCAAGGAAAAAATGACTGGGATGTGCTGAAAAGCATTGTCTATGGGGGTTTAATTGAATCTGTGACAAGCCTTTCTGTTGTATCATCTGCAGCTGGAACTGATGCTTCAACAT TGAAAATTGTTGCTTTGGGATTGGCAAACCTGGCTGGTGGATTCTTTGTAATTGTCCATGAT CTTTTTGAACTAAGAAATGCTCAAGATGAAGCTACTGATCAAAAGGGTGAACCAGCTGGTCGTTACTGGGAAGTTCTTGGGAGAAGAGCAAATTTCAAGCTGCATGCAACTATAGCCATATTATCATACTTATTAGTTGGGATCATGCCACCTCTTATTTATGGCTTTTCATTCCGAGAAAGCAACAACACAGAATACAAGCTTATAGCTGTTGCTGCAGCAGGTCTCCTATGCATTTCATTACTGGCTATAGGGAAGGCCCATGTTAAGCCTCAGAAGGCATATATCAAATATCTATTGTCATACCTTAGTCTGGGCGTGTCAGCATCTGGCCTTTCTTATGTAGCTGGGTTGATGATCAGCAGACTCCTGGAGAAGCTTGGTTTGTTTGACAGTAATGCATCTGTGTCTGCACCTCCTTCCATTATTCATAGAGATATAAGCTCAACAGTTCCGGCATGGGCATCCTACTGA